The genomic DNA AGTATACGTATACATACATTCAAATAACTTAATGATTAACTTTAATCGCATAAACTCGCTATAGCATTCTAAATGATTCAGCTTGCAACAATCgttaacatattaaaaaattcaacGAAAACTAACAATACCTTTGCAATATTCCTCTTGTTCATCTCTTGTTGTTTTACTGAATCGAAGATCgacaagttttactttttccacATCGTCAATGTTGTTCTCACACAACACACGAACAACTCTTGAACCCAACCGGCCGGCAGCTCCACTTATCAAATATACTTTCCCCATTTAAGCTCAGCAGTAACaagtaaactatatatatagcctatataagaaacctaaatgtaaaaaaacaaaatcagatTAACTTCTTGTATATATACtaaatgagtgaatgtaaaatattctttcGCATGGCGgaacaatcattataacacgcGTATTTGCTAAATTACAAAACTCGCAAATTCAATGCTAAAAGCGAACGTTAAGTCTCGTAAGTGCGTAATAACTTCTTCAATAGCTCATAGCAATCTGTACCACAGCGTCACGCAAATTAACAGGAAATTGATTAATACCAGCATGCTTGTTCGTAGTTATATCTGATTCCAATGATGCAGTAAATCTCCAAATTTATCGAGcgatgttataatataaatgctaGCAAGTACAAATGATATACCCCGCTTAATGGAGTATATAGGCGGCAAAGTATCACGACAACACCATTAAAAATTCAGCTGTTTTGGGCGATGAAGTCGATTTAGCAAGACAAAATTGCactgataaaacaaaaagttagaAAAGAACTTTTGCGTTGTACctgtaaactaaaaacatacAGGTTTTATAGCAATAAATTGTGGATCTTATATATAGTGCTACTTTATTGACAATTTGTTGCacaaaaaaacaggaaaaataTCATACATATACCGAgcatatttttgtttccattaaataatacgtttatataatcagctttattaaaagtatattattattttgtatatagtacaacaagataagatgggacacctttagcacataatattcaaatatcctaattgagtttcaaacaattaacaacggtctataggagtcgtgaggatacgttttattAACTCTttcccttttctttgtttactacagaataagacaagaaaattataagaaaaggtgtcccatctcccccaaccctactataacatcaTGTACGACGATTTCTTCTTTCttcaacgactgttgtttatcTTTGCGAGTCAACAATTCTTTCTATTTCCTTCTTCGTAGCTTCTAACGAGTGTTCCCAGCTAAAAAGTGGTTTGTAATCGAAATGTTTACGAAACTTGGCATCACTGGTTGTAAAGATGGTACTCGCCATTTTGATCATCTCTGAATTCAAAAGAATCTGCAATCCGGTATTCGAATTAATGGAAACAAGAATAAACGAATCTTATTTGCACACAACTGGTAAATATGAAACGTCATATACAGACCGCGAAAAGTCACTATGTTTCGTAATGCAGCAAACATAGCAACGTTTAGAAATTACGTGGAAATGAAAAAGTCGACGTAAGACATGGCCTTCTCAATACTAAAGTTCATAGAAATCACCAAAGTCCAACGTGATTTCTATGATCTTTGCTCAATACATGGGCAGGCCAGCATGCGTAAGGATAGATCTTATCTGTCCTCGAGTGCGGCGGTAACAtaagtcattataacaaagaaaataggTGAAAAGTTCCTGactattaaatattaacaaaccGGTATCTTGATTCCGAACCACGACATAAACTTTCTGGCAAATACATTGATATAAGCAATGAGATACAACATCCATATTGAGAAATAAGGTTCCGGCTTTGCCAACGTATACCCAAGGTgttcacaaaataaaagattaaGTCTGATGTAAGATAACTTTGGTGTATCGTCTCCGATGAAGTAAGCGTTTCCTCCAATCAGGTCCGGGGTTTCCTGCATGTTTAGCGTTTAAGTTAAGTATAGACCGTAACGGGGTTATATACGTAATGTAAGTCTACATGTTGGcctatatagtattgtggggtatgGTAGGATACCGCCGTTAAAGCTCCTCAATCTTATAtttccagatcgtgttttagacaacTAACAACACTCGTTTAAGAGTCGAGCGCCTATACGGTTATAAAActctgtattatttttttttactaccaaatgcgatgagaaagaagaataaaaacatgctcCACCAGGCTTATAtaaaagaaatgaaataaCAACGTTCTAATATTATTAACCTGAATCTTTTTTGCCGCAACAAGATGAGCCCAAGCTACATTCCCAATGAATGCTCTCTCTTGCAAAGCAGTTGACGCAGTTATGGATTTTATCTGCGTGGTCTTTCCAATTCGTTTCATCATCTCTTTCAGCGTTGGATCATTTTCACCATACAAACCTCCAGGCCGAAGTGCACAAGTCCTAAGCACCTGAAAAGTATACAGGACGGAACTATTTTTTCTGAACATCcaattataacataattttttttctaaatttttggttttacTTAAGATGGCATTACTGCCATACTAAAACCATATTACACCAAAGTGACTTAAGCTTACTATGCCAAAACGATACGCCGATAAAAGCACAGTGGTTACAATTATGCGATATTCCTGTGTATTCAGTGCAcaaaccttttcatttttcaacGGTCGTCCATTAGCTTCCAATACTCGTTTCTCCGCTTCTGTCTTGGTGATTCCATAATAAATCACTGGTTTATGATTATAAGGAGTCTCTTCGTCGCCGTTCACAAACGAATCCATGTCAGAATTGGGTCCCACTGCTTCAATGGAGCTTGTATATACACAAAACCCAACGTTCTGGTCGAGACAtgcttttaaaacaacttccgttcctgtttaaaaaatagaaccAATGGACTTGGAGCGTCATTGTAGTAAAGCGTGCACTTCTGCTTTACTGTTTTGTatgggatatttttttaattatacaacTAAACATGGTTAAACTGTCAAGTAAATTAGAAAGAGACCAAAATTATCTAGGAGTATATTCCTATATAGCAGCTACAAATACCAATTTAAAccattggatttttttaatttacagtgTTTGTTTTGGTGGATTTTTATGATAAACATGCTGTAAGAGATACTTGTCACTTCACTTATATGAAAGCTTTATAAACATTACCAGTTACGTTTGTTTCCCAGAGCGCCGAATCCGAGATTTCTCCAGTATAATCTATGCGCGAAGCTAGATGAAGCACAACGTCCACGTCATCACATGCTGACGTCATTGATTTGTAATCAGTGATGTCACTCTCGATCCATTCAGCCGATATACCAACACCTTCAAGATAAAAAATGTGAGTTTTGTTTAGTTCATAGGCTAATTTTATATATGCGTCAATTTACAACTGACATTACaggtatttttaatgtatgggtTACCATACTAGGTTTCTACCACGCGATTCAAATATTTCACAGGTTGTATTTCCCCTTAAAACTAAGTGCATACGCTGAAGTGGCATACACACACcaacggcctactagagatagcCGTGACACACCGCGGAAAGTCACCATGTTTTAACAGAAAGTTAAAATAGCAACGTTCAGCAATAACGTGGATATAACCAATctacgaatgaatgtaactttacttTCCTCTAATGGCGAGGACATagggcgaggcaacgacagtcgttataacacgggtattttgtttctaccacgtacgtaactttgtaTCAAACCAaagcaaatattaaacttcACCTTTGCAATATTCCTCTTGTTCTTGTCTTGTTGTTTTACTGAATCGAAGATCgacaagttttactttttccacATCGTCAATGTTGTTCTCACACAACACACGAACAAGTCTTGAACCCAACCGGCCAGCAGCTCCACTTATCAAATATACTTTCCCCATTATATGTTATACAAACTTAAACTTTACAGAGAGAGAGATATATAGTAGCACTGAGCAGGCAGGAAATACTTTGTTTTGACTTGACTCTAAAGCTCTGTGTACCTGTCGTATTAAATCAATAACACCTTAACACAAGTCATGACCGTATCGTTTATGAATACAAACATTTCACAGAAAGTAAATATTATCTGACTAAACACTCATACAGTATAACACTGACCGTGgcgttaatatttaataaatttagtcTTATATAACCAAGCAATATAACTCAATATACGTCTCCTTCCACTGCCTGCACGAATTTGATGTAACAACCGATAAACCAGCCTTCTTTCCGTCtacaaatacaccatgttaGCCTTGTAGCAATGCGATTTCTTTGCTCGTAGTTTCTGTTACATTGCacgtttgttttaaagtgCGTCCTATCGTGCTGGTTAATCATTCAACGTTTTATTTGTTGCCGCAGGAATTGCTGCTTCTTCAATCAGCAAGTTTTTCTAAATGTAACTGTAGCCTACACCAGACTATGTTTTATTCGCTATACACTATAAATTCCTACTTGTATATGCAAGTCAACACATACCATGGGCAAACGAAAATTACGCTTTATATGTTGTGCACAACAAGgaaaaacattaaagtttCCAAATCATTTCATTATTGGTTTAGTTCTGCGCAGATGTCATGTTTTGAATCAAAGCATGTGAATTTACTCATTTTACTTGTTAACATACGAAAGTAAACATTACTcgtatgttttacaatatcTACAcagatattttattaaaaggttGCTGATTCGAAACATAGCTTGCTGCACTTGGCATGCCCTATGGAATAAATCATGCAAAGGAAATGCGGAAAATCCAtttgatttttgaaatatagGCCCACAATAGTCGTTTACTTGTGTTTACGATGCAGTGAAAACAACTAATAGTTCGCATTTTAACCACACTGGAAATCTGGTGCAAGGCTGGATGATGCTGTTACCACTGTGAGAATATATGGCCCTATAGGCAAGAAAGTTGACACCATTTGCTCTAACTAACCCAATAAGGGTAGTTCAAATCAGGCATACAGAAAAATGATCACCGACAAAATAATACCTAttgtaaggtggggaaagatgggacaccttttcattctattttttcgtacAATGTGGTGGTAAAcacagaatattcaaagaattataaaaccgtattctcgcgactgtcaggatatttggacattatgagctaaaggtgtcccatctttccccaacctactatagtaCTATACATACggaactttgtgagtgattattttccCTGTGTAACGTTTCGCCGACATCAAAGACAAACCATAAGAAACCACAAGAGTTGGAGCAAACCTGCCACGCTTGGCCTATGCAAACCTAAATTTCATTATAACCGATATCCTAATTGACTGTTacttaaaatacatttcatCATCATTCTACTTAAACTCTGATCAGAACCCCCTCGCTGCTTTAACCATTCCTTACGAAGACTTGTAGTGCACACACTGTAAAATGATTAAGACTTATTCACAAATTGCAACACAGCGAAATATAAtgtgaaacaaatatattgtcaATGTGTGTTAAATTCACGGCGAATTTGGAGAAGTTTATTGGCCTTAAAAACAGGGAACAGTTTAGTTGCAGCCAAACGACCAAGTAACAATACGAACACATAGATTTACAGAAGCGAGATGTTTTCTCTCTAAATACAAATGGCTGAATTTAACTTTTCACTCTTTTTCCTCCAGTTTGAGGGTTGAAATAATCAGCATTGTCTTGCTTATCTGCTTCCGTGACGTCAGTGACTATACCGGTACCGATTGTGGTGTTTCCCCTCCTTAAAGTGAATCGATCACCTTTTAATATGACCATAGGCACACGCATGGTCAACCGCATGTTGCCTTGTTCTCCAGGCATTACCATTCTCTGGAATGGTAAAACATTAAGCTTTAAATggagttacattcatagttgtcaaacataaggaacctcattaattaatgttgcaaatgcaaaatatttcagCTCT from Ciona intestinalis unplaced genomic scaffold, KH HT000049.2, whole genome shotgun sequence includes the following:
- the LOC100175469 gene encoding 3 beta-hydroxysteroid dehydrogenase type 7-like isoform X2, which gives rise to MGKVYLISGAAGRLGSRLVRVLCENNIDDVEKVKLVDLRFSKTTRQEQEEYCKGVGISAEWIESDITDYKSMTSACDDVDVVLHLASRIDYTGEISDSALWETNVTGTEVVLKACLDQNVGFCVYTSSIEAVGPNSDMDSFVNGDEETPYNHKPVIYYGITKTEAEKRVLEANGRPLKNEKVFRTCALRPGGLYGENDPTLKEMMKRIGKTTQIKSITASTALQERAFIGNVAWAHLVAAKKIQETPDLIGGNAYFIGDDTPKLSYIRLNLLFCEHLGYTLAKPEPYFSIWMLYLIAYINVFARKFMSWFGIKIPILLNSEMIKMASTIFTTSDAKFRKHFDYKPLFSWEHSLEATKKEIERIVDSQR
- the LOC100175469 gene encoding 3 beta-hydroxysteroid dehydrogenase type 7-like isoform X1, whose product is MGKVYLISGAAGRLGSRLVRVLCENNIDDVEKVKLVDLRFSKTTRQEQEEYCKGVGISAEWIESDITDYKSMTSACDDVDVVLHLASRIDYTGEISDSALWETNVTGTEVVLKACLDQNVGFCVYTSSIEAVGPNSDMDSFVNGDEETPYNHKPVIYYGITKTEAEKRVLEANGRPLKNEKVLRTCALRPGGLYGENDPTLKEMMKRIGKTTQIKSITASTALQERAFIGNVAWAHLVAAKKIQETPDLIGGNAYFIGDDTPKLSYIRLNLLFCEHLGYTLAKPEPYFSIWMLYLIAYINVFARKFMSWFGIKIPILLNSEMIKMASTIFTTSDAKFRKHFDYKPLFSWEHSLEATKKEIERIVDSQR